The following proteins are co-located in the Mycobacteriales bacterium genome:
- a CDS encoding acyl-CoA dehydrogenase family protein gives MDFAETAEQRLLRSSVAEVAARYGHSYWLDKARTGRKTDELWAEVGRLGYLGVNVPEEYGGGGRGIVELAIVAEELSTAGCPLLLIVVSPAICATIIAKSGTTEQKERWLPGLASGELKMAFAITEPDAGSNSHKLSTVATRDGDDWLISGRKTYISGVDEADAVLVVGRAQDARTGTLRPALAVVPTDAPGFEKAPIPVEITGPEKQFTLFLDDVRLPADAMVGESADAALAALFAGLNPERITGAALANGIGRYALGKASAYANSRQVWGVPIGSHQGLAHPLAHAAIQLELARLMTTKAAWLYDTGDDTAAGEAANMAKYAAADASMLALDQAIQTHGGNGMATEYGLATLWGATRLIKTAPVSREMILNFVAGHTLGLPRSY, from the coding sequence ATGGACTTCGCCGAGACCGCCGAGCAGCGGCTGCTGCGCTCGTCCGTCGCCGAGGTGGCCGCCCGCTACGGCCACTCGTACTGGCTGGACAAGGCCCGGACGGGCCGGAAGACGGACGAGCTCTGGGCCGAGGTCGGCCGGCTCGGCTACCTCGGCGTCAATGTCCCGGAGGAGTACGGCGGTGGTGGTCGCGGCATCGTCGAGCTGGCGATCGTGGCCGAGGAGCTGTCCACGGCCGGCTGCCCGCTGCTGCTCATCGTCGTCTCCCCCGCCATCTGCGCGACGATCATCGCCAAGTCCGGCACGACCGAGCAGAAGGAACGCTGGCTGCCCGGCCTGGCCAGCGGCGAGCTGAAGATGGCGTTCGCCATCACCGAGCCGGACGCCGGCTCCAACTCCCACAAACTGTCCACAGTGGCCACTCGCGACGGCGACGACTGGCTGATCAGCGGGCGCAAGACGTACATCTCCGGGGTGGACGAGGCCGACGCGGTGCTGGTCGTCGGGCGGGCGCAGGACGCCCGGACCGGCACGCTGCGCCCGGCCCTGGCGGTGGTGCCGACCGACGCACCCGGCTTCGAGAAGGCGCCGATCCCGGTGGAGATCACCGGTCCGGAGAAGCAGTTCACGCTGTTCCTGGACGACGTCCGGCTGCCGGCCGACGCGATGGTCGGCGAGAGCGCGGACGCCGCGCTGGCGGCCCTGTTCGCGGGCCTCAACCCGGAGCGGATCACCGGGGCAGCGTTGGCCAACGGCATCGGGCGGTACGCGCTGGGCAAGGCCTCGGCGTACGCGAACAGCCGGCAGGTCTGGGGCGTCCCGATCGGCAGCCACCAGGGTCTGGCCCACCCGCTCGCGCACGCGGCGATCCAGCTCGAGCTGGCCCGGCTGATGACGACGAAGGCGGCCTGGCTCTACGACACCGGCGACGACACCGCGGCCGGTGAGGCCGCCAACATGGCCAAGTACGCGGCCGCGGACGCCTCGATGCTCGCCCTGGACCAGGCGATCCAGACCCACGGCGGCAACGGCATGGCCACCGAGTACGGCCTGGCGACACTCTGGGGGGCGACCCGGCTGATCAAGACCGCCCCGGTGAGCCGAGAGATGATCCTGAACTTCGTCGCCGGCCACACCCTCGGGCTGCCGCGCTCCTACTGA